A window of the Parvularcula bermudensis HTCC2503 genome harbors these coding sequences:
- the rpmG gene encoding 50S ribosomal protein L33, producing MAKPTTIKIRLNSTAGTGFFYVTKKNTRTMTEKMVVRKYDPVARKHVEFKEGKIK from the coding sequence ATGGCGAAACCGACAACGATCAAGATCCGCCTGAATTCGACGGCGGGAACCGGCTTCTTCTACGTGACGAAGAAGAACACGCGAACGATGACTGAGAAAATGGTCGTGCGGAAATACGATCCGGTTGCCCGCAAACATGTCGAATTCAAAGAGGGCAAAATCAAATAA
- a CDS encoding flavodoxin family protein produces the protein MTHLTIVYHSGYGHTALVAEAIRDGAMSVEDTEVALIEAAEAESQLDRFDATDGIVFGAPTYMGSASAPMKSFIDATSKPWFELKWKDKIAGGFTNSGNLSGDKQGTLIQFVVLAAQHGMIWVPPAAMPESMTKDDVATGDRQSINRLGAYVGVMAQSENAEPGPDNPPKGDIATAKAYGVRLAKAAKRWGQGTL, from the coding sequence ATGACCCATCTGACGATCGTTTATCATTCAGGTTACGGCCACACCGCCCTTGTTGCCGAAGCCATCCGCGATGGCGCAATGAGCGTTGAAGACACCGAGGTTGCGTTGATTGAGGCGGCGGAAGCCGAATCCCAACTCGACCGTTTTGACGCCACCGACGGGATTGTTTTTGGCGCCCCCACTTATATGGGCTCGGCCTCCGCCCCGATGAAAAGCTTCATCGATGCCACCTCGAAACCGTGGTTCGAGTTGAAGTGGAAAGACAAGATCGCCGGGGGCTTTACCAATTCAGGTAATCTGTCGGGAGATAAACAGGGAACGCTGATCCAGTTTGTGGTTCTCGCGGCGCAGCATGGCATGATCTGGGTGCCCCCGGCCGCGATGCCTGAATCGATGACCAAGGATGATGTGGCAACGGGCGATCGCCAATCCATCAATCGTCTTGGTGCCTATGTCGGGGTGATGGCCCAGTCGGAGAATGCCGAGCCTGGTCCCGATAATCCCCCCAAGGGCGATATCGCCACGGCAAAAGCCTATGGGGTGCGTCTGGCGAAGGCGGCCAAGCGGTGGGGCCAGGGCACATTGTAG
- the purQ gene encoding phosphoribosylformylglycinamidine synthase subunit PurQ, producing the protein MKSAVIVFPASNCDRDAETALKATIGTTPQRVWYAETDLPPVDLIVIPGGFSYGDYLRAGALAANAPIIDAVRARAEDGALVIGICNGFQILTECGLLPGALLRNQSLDFVCGQRTLRLDGATTSPFRRGFGARPYVRFPVAHHDGNYQADEEVLDRLEGEGQVLFRYVENVNGSARNIAGIANERGNVLGLMPHPERAIDQRLGGEDGALFFRGLLDASA; encoded by the coding sequence ATGAAATCTGCCGTCATCGTCTTCCCCGCCTCAAATTGTGATCGAGACGCCGAAACGGCCCTTAAGGCCACGATCGGCACAACACCGCAACGGGTTTGGTACGCCGAAACCGACCTGCCCCCCGTCGATCTCATCGTCATCCCCGGCGGCTTTTCCTATGGTGACTATTTGAGGGCGGGGGCCCTCGCGGCAAACGCGCCCATCATCGATGCTGTCCGGGCGAGGGCCGAAGACGGCGCCCTGGTCATTGGCATTTGCAACGGTTTTCAGATCCTGACCGAATGTGGACTATTGCCCGGGGCGCTGCTGCGGAATCAGTCCCTCGACTTTGTCTGCGGTCAACGCACCTTGCGCCTCGATGGGGCCACAACCTCACCGTTCCGCCGCGGCTTTGGCGCGCGTCCCTATGTCCGCTTCCCCGTCGCCCATCACGATGGAAATTACCAAGCGGATGAGGAGGTGCTCGATCGCCTTGAGGGCGAGGGGCAGGTGCTGTTTCGGTACGTTGAAAACGTCAACGGGTCGGCCCGTAACATCGCCGGTATCGCCAATGAGCGCGGGAATGTCCTTGGATTGATGCCCCATCCGGAGCGCGCGATCGATCAACGCTTGGGCGGCGAGGACGGGGCGCTGTTTTTCCGCGGCTTGCTCGACGCCTCGGCATAG